The genomic interval CGGCAAGCCGAGCCTCATCATCCTCAAGACGATCATCGGCTACCCGAGCCCCAAGAAGCAGAACACCGGAAAGATCCACGGCTCCGCTCTCGGTGCCGAGGAGCTCGCGGGCCTCAAGCAGGTGCTCGGCTTCGACCCCGAGAAGACCTTCGAGGTCGCGGATGAGGTCATCGCCCACACCCGCAAGGCCGTCGAACGCGGCCGGGCCATCCACGCCGAGTGGCAGAAGGGCTTCGACGCCTGGGCCGCCGCCAACCCCGAGAAGAAGGCGCTCTTCGATCGGATCGAGTCGGGCGAGCTGCCCGCGGGGCTCGACGACGCGCTCCCCGTCTTCGAGGCGGGAACCGATGTCTCGACGCGCGCCGCATCCGGCAAGGTCCTCGGCGCCGTCGGCGCCGTCATGCCCGAGCTGTGGGGCGGATCGGCGGACCTCGCCGAGTCGAACCTGACCACCATCGCGGGCGCGCAGTCGTTCATCCCGTCGGAGTGGTCGACGCACGAGTGGACCGGCAACCCGTACGGCCGCACGCTCCACTTCGGCATCCGCGAGCACGCCATGGGCGCGATCATCAACGGCATCGTCCTGCACGGCAAGACGCGCGCCTACGGTGGCACGTTCCTCATCTTCAGCGACTACATGCGTCCGGCAGTCCGTCTCGCCGCGCTCATGAAGGTTCCGTCGATCTTCGTCTGGACGCACGACTCGGTCGCGCTCGGCGAGGACGGCCCCACTCACCAGCCGATCGAGCAGCTCACGACGCTGCGCGCCATCCCCGGTCTCGACATCGTCCGCCCCGCGGACGCCAACGAGGTCGCCTGGGCGTGGAAGACGATCCTCGAGCGTCGCGAGACCCCCGCGGGCATCGCGCTCAGCCGTCAGAACCTCCCCGTGTTCGCGCGCGGCGAGGGCGCTGCGGAGGGCGACACGCTCGCATCCGCCTCGAACGTCGCGCGCGGCGCGTACGTTCTCGCGGAGGCAGCCGGAGGCAACCCCGACGTCATCCTCATCGCGACGGGCTCCGAGGTGCAGTTCGCCCTCGAGGCGCGCGAGAACCTCCAGGCCGAAGGCATCGCGGCACGCGTCGTCTCGGTGCCGAGCCAGGAGTGGTTCGCCGAGCAGGACGCCGAGTACCGCGAGTCGGTCCTCCCCGCGGCGGTCACGGCCCGCGTCTCGGTCGAGGCCGGTCTCGCGCTCACCTGGGCGCCCTACCTCGGGGCGCACGGCCGCTCGGTCTCGATCGAGCACTTCGGCGCCTCGGCCGACTACAAGACCCTCTACCGCGAGTTCGGAATCACCACCGAGGCAGTCGTCCAGGCCGCCAAGGACTCGATCGCCGCCGCCTCCTGAGATCCGATACACGGAAGAAGATTCGAGAACATGACTGAGACCACCCCCACCCCCACCCAGCAGCTCTCCGACATCGGCGTCAGCATCTGGCTCGACGACCTGTCGCGCGAGCGCATCGCGTCGGGAGGGCTCGAGAAGCTCATCGCCGAACGCAACGTCGTCGGCGTCACCACCAACCCCACGATCTTCGCGTCCGCTCTCGCCAAGGGCGAGGCGTACGACGCGCAGGTCGCGAAGCTCGCCGCATCGGGCGCGACCGTCACCGAGGCCGTCTTCGACATCACCACGGATGACGTGGCGTCGGCCTCCGACATCTTCCGCGGCATCTACGACGCCACGGGCGGAGTCGACGGTCGCGTGTCGATCGAGGTCGAGCCGGGCCTCGCGCGCGACGCCGCCGGTACGATCGCGCAGGCCAAGGAGCTGTGGGCCAAGCTCGACCGCCCCAACGCGATGATCAAGATCCCCGCGACCATCGAGGGCCTCGAGGCCATCACGGAGGTCATCGGTGCGGGCATCAGCGTCAACGTGACCCTCATCTTCAGCCTCGAGCGTCACCGCGCCGTCATCGACGCCTACCTCGCCGGACTCGAGAAGGCGCAGGCCGCAGGCATCGACCTCTCGACCATCCACTCGGTCGCGTCGTTCTTCGTGTCGCGCGTCGACAGCGAGATCGACAAGCGTCTCGAGGCGATCGGCAGCGAGGAGGCTCTCGCGCTCAAGTCGAAGGCGGGCATCGCCAACGCGCAGCTCGCCTACGAGCTGTTCGAGAACGAATTCGCCACCGAGCGCGCACAGGCGCTTCTCGCCGCCGGCGCCCACAAGCAGCGTCCCCTCTGGGCGTCCACCGGCGTCAAGGACCCGTCGCTCCCCGACACGCTCTACGTGACCGAGCTCGCCGTCGACGGCGTCGTCAACACGATGCCGGAGAAGACCCTCGAGGCCACGTTCGACCACGCGCCCCTGCACGGCGACGCCGTCACCGGCTCGTACGCCGAAGCGAAGGGCGTCCTCGAGGCGATCGCCGCGGTGGGCGTCGACTACGACGACGTCACCGCGCTCCTCGAGCGAGAGGGCGTCGAGAAGTTCATCGTGTCGTGGAACGAACTCCTCGACACCGTGACCGCTGCGCTCGAGGCTGCGAAGTGACGGTCACCATCGCGGCGACCGGTGCGGCGGCCGATGCCGTCGCACGCGTCGTGCCGCAGCTCGTGACGGACGGCGTCGCGGGGGCGATCACCGCCCAGGATCCGACCCTCTGGGGTCCCGAGGCAGAAGCCGAGTCGGCGATCCGCCTCGGCTGGACCGAGGCTGTCGCGATCTCGCGTCCGCTCGTCGACGACATCATCGCGCTGCGCGACGCGCTCCGTGCGAAGGGCGTCGACCGCATCGTGCTCGGCGGAATGGGCGGCTCCTCGCTCGCACCCGAGGTCATCACGCGCACGTTCGGCGTGCCGCTCGTCGTGCTCGATTCCACCGACCCCGAGCAGGTGCGCGGCGCGCTCGACGGCGATCTCACCCGCACGGCCGTCGTCGTCTCGTCGAAGTCCGGTTCGACCGTCGAGACCGACAGCCACAAGCGCATCTTCACCGCCGCGTTCGAGCAGGCGGGGATCGACCCGACCGAGCGCATCGTCATCGTGACCGACCCTGGATCGCCGCTCGACCAGTCGGCACGCGCCGACGGCTTCCGCGTCTTCAACGCCGACCCCAACGTCGGCGGCCGCTACTCGGCGCTCACGGCCTTCGGACTCGTGCCGTCGGGCCTCGCAGGCGTCGACATCGCCGAGCTCCTCGATGAGGCCGAGGCGGTCTCGGTCGAGCTCGCACTCGACCAGCCGACGAACCCCGGACTCGTTCTGGGCGCCATCATCGCCGGCACGAAGCCCCTCAAGAACAAGCTCGGCATCGTCTCCGACGGCACCCACATCGTGGGCTTCGGCGACTGGGCGGAGCAGCTCATCGCAGAGTCGACCGGCAAGCACGGCACCGGTGTGCTCCCCGTCGTCCTCGAGAAGGACGCCCCCGAGCTCTCGGCTG from Salinibacterium sp. ZJ70 carries:
- the tkt gene encoding transketolase is translated as MAALNWDALDDKAVDTARVLAADAVEKVGNGHPGTAMSLAPAAYLLFQKVMRHDPSDTHWIGRDRFILSAGHSSLTQYVQLYLGGYGLELDDIKSLRTWGSKTPGHPEYGHTDGVEITTGPLGQGISSAVGFAYAQRFERGLFDPDAADLASPFDHFTYVIAGDGDLQEGVSAEASSLAGHQQLGNLIAIYDSNKISIEDDTDIAFTEDVAARYEAYGWQVLTVDWKKSGEYVEDVHELYDAILAAQAERGKPSLIILKTIIGYPSPKKQNTGKIHGSALGAEELAGLKQVLGFDPEKTFEVADEVIAHTRKAVERGRAIHAEWQKGFDAWAAANPEKKALFDRIESGELPAGLDDALPVFEAGTDVSTRAASGKVLGAVGAVMPELWGGSADLAESNLTTIAGAQSFIPSEWSTHEWTGNPYGRTLHFGIREHAMGAIINGIVLHGKTRAYGGTFLIFSDYMRPAVRLAALMKVPSIFVWTHDSVALGEDGPTHQPIEQLTTLRAIPGLDIVRPADANEVAWAWKTILERRETPAGIALSRQNLPVFARGEGAAEGDTLASASNVARGAYVLAEAAGGNPDVILIATGSEVQFALEARENLQAEGIAARVVSVPSQEWFAEQDAEYRESVLPAAVTARVSVEAGLALTWAPYLGAHGRSVSIEHFGASADYKTLYREFGITTEAVVQAAKDSIAAAS
- the tal gene encoding transaldolase; protein product: MTETTPTPTQQLSDIGVSIWLDDLSRERIASGGLEKLIAERNVVGVTTNPTIFASALAKGEAYDAQVAKLAASGATVTEAVFDITTDDVASASDIFRGIYDATGGVDGRVSIEVEPGLARDAAGTIAQAKELWAKLDRPNAMIKIPATIEGLEAITEVIGAGISVNVTLIFSLERHRAVIDAYLAGLEKAQAAGIDLSTIHSVASFFVSRVDSEIDKRLEAIGSEEALALKSKAGIANAQLAYELFENEFATERAQALLAAGAHKQRPLWASTGVKDPSLPDTLYVTELAVDGVVNTMPEKTLEATFDHAPLHGDAVTGSYAEAKGVLEAIAAVGVDYDDVTALLEREGVEKFIVSWNELLDTVTAALEAAK
- a CDS encoding glucose-6-phosphate isomerase; the encoded protein is MTVTIAATGAAADAVARVVPQLVTDGVAGAITAQDPTLWGPEAEAESAIRLGWTEAVAISRPLVDDIIALRDALRAKGVDRIVLGGMGGSSLAPEVITRTFGVPLVVLDSTDPEQVRGALDGDLTRTAVVVSSKSGSTVETDSHKRIFTAAFEQAGIDPTERIVIVTDPGSPLDQSARADGFRVFNADPNVGGRYSALTAFGLVPSGLAGVDIAELLDEAEAVSVELALDQPTNPGLVLGAIIAGTKPLKNKLGIVSDGTHIVGFGDWAEQLIAESTGKHGTGVLPVVLEKDAPELSAGLEDLQVVRIVRNARATHEVNPGEVEIAGTLGAQLLVWEYATAVAGRLLGINPFDQPDVESAKTAARALIDDLQPPAAPLFTEGGIAVRAQQLDLAGVETVEGALDALLAALPADGYISIQAYLDRIAYPELEELRAALAARTGRPVTFGWGPRFLHSTGQFHKGGPAVGVFLQLLGDSPEDLEIPGRPFTFGQLIQAQAAGDANVLAGLGRPVLSLTLGDVRADGTRLRELATR